The Malaclemys terrapin pileata isolate rMalTer1 chromosome 2, rMalTer1.hap1, whole genome shotgun sequence nucleotide sequence agctggcagggaaagcaggggcagaagtagtcttggcacatcagatgGCAGCTCCCACGGCGGGTTCTGTGATCCAGCCTGTCACACATCTGATTTGTCATTCAGCTGTCCAAGTGATCTATATTGCAGTTAAATATAGAGATCAGACTCTGGAAAAACTGGTTCTTAGTTTTAGCCTATAGTAGCAAAAAGGGTTAGTATAGCACTGATTTTATAGAACACCTacatgctttaaaaatgtattaaacaatAAATGCCATACTCAAGCATGGCATCCTCACTGTCATCTTTACGTTCAACAATTAACTGTACAGTTGTTGCTGTTATCAGAAAATCATCAATGGGAtaacacaaatcccattgaaaaaaatcaatatagaCTCCCATTAGATCAGGCTCTAAAATCTCTTATTTGTGGCACATGTTCTTGATTAATCTCTTGACTACTGTTCAAAGATCATCATCCACATGCAACATAGTGCAAAATGGATCAGATACATTCCAATGCGCTAGTGATTTCAGTTGCTGCAAAGGACAAGCAGAGGAAATTTTAGTAACCACTCAAAATATTCTCAACTCCTGCACATCTATCTGGGATGCCCTAACCCACTCCTTTTGCTACCTCACAGGCTATAAGTCTTCAGGCTGTCCTTGTGGAGTCTACAGCTCATGCTGCACAGTAGCAGACAAAGAATATCCCTCTCACCTGACACTACCAACCCGGGCATTGCCGGTGGGGGAGATTCTGATCTGAGTTATACAAGTGTAGAAATGGAGTAATTCTGTCCAAGCCAtttgagttactctggatttacactcgTGTACAGTAGTTGGGATCAGAATCTGACTCATAGGCTCAGAATAGGGGGAGAGCAAATCTATTTTCCCTAGTATCTGTCAGAGACAAAGGATGTATAAAAAAGTTTGTTCCTCCACCTTTCCCCAATATTCTGACCGGATTCCCTCCCCTGTTGCTAATAGCTTCCTCCTCCTATTGCACCGACGTATCTTCCTGTGATTATTGAACGGCATATTTCAGATCTGCTACTGCAGGAACAGTCTAAAATGGCAGTATGACAGAGCACATGAAATTGGATATCTGACAGAGCGCTCCTAACATTCAAATGCAAGGCAGGTCACTCAGCATTAACATAGTCAGAATTTTCAGTGGCCAGCTGCCAAACACAATCTAAGAAGCATTTTCCAAACAATGTTAATGCTGGTGCAAATAACTGAAGAGCAGTGAACCAGGTTTTCATCTGAAGAGCGATGAGAATGCTAGACACATCTTGCTTCCCCAGAAAGAAGATAGCTAATTGGGTATGTCCTGATGCCCTTTTATAAAGGTCATAAGGAAACAAGGGGAAATCATAAATTAAGGCAGGATCTTTTCTATTTTGTAACATCACAATTTTGTAGTGTCATCACAACAGAAAAATAAGTTactaattaaaaatattgttCTAGTAAAATCCAGTAGAGTTTTCCATGTTATTGAAAGAAGTATGAAAGACCAATAAAATCAACATCAATAGTGAGTGTGAAATTCTTTCTGCGGAGGGTAGAAAATAATCCTTGCTCTCTCATGTTCACCTTTTTGTCATGCAAATTCATTATTCAGAAAGATTGTTAAAGCTTTGCATCAAGGGTGTGAGGGAGACATAAGCAATATGTTCATGTAACTTGTACAAAAATAATCCATACATGGGAACAGTAGTGTAATAACTGTTGATCCTCAAAAAAACCACCACGCATATAAAACTGTCAGTGTTAGTGAAAACTAAAGTAAGATGCCACACAAGTGTCTGTTGTGTAAGTTACAACAGCCTAAAGCTAATTTATCCTTCAGATTTGTTGAAGCCTTTCTTTGTTTAGTGTCAAGGAGCCACAAAAATAGCTAGTTTTTATAGTTCCTTTTCTTTTGGGGTTAGTGCAGTCTCAGGAGTTTACTGACACAGTAACTCATTAAACAATGCAGAATCCATACTGATGAATACTGACGCTCTATACCTTAACCAGAAGACATAGGTGGCATGGCCCTTCTGGGAAAGCTACAAATAAGTCCTGATGTAAAATGTTATTTGTGACAGAGTCTTTatgactgcacatgtgcagaaaagGATACACTTATTTCTAACACCTTACACTAGCTCCCTTTGCAGTTTGCTGTTGCATTTTCATAAAAAGTATTTTAGAATCCTTTTTATTTAACACTCTTCTGCAGAGAGCTCTACAAAGTAGGAAACTCAAAATTGTATCATGGCAGTAGATCCCCACCCCCCTTTAAACTCATTTCTTATACACAATATGTAATTATGCTATTACAAATACTCTTACAATTTCTGTTTAACAGGCATTTAGATCTTGTGGGCAAAATGCTGTTAGCAGTACAATGTTTCTTCCATGTTCTAAtggtctataccaggggtcggcaacgttcggcaccctggtgggccgggccagttttatttacctgctgacgcggcaggttcagccaatcgcggcccccactggccgcggttcgccgtcccgggccaatgggggcagcgagaagtggCGCGAGCgagcgtgccgaacgttgccaacccctggtcaaTACATTCTGTTAATTAGAACTTTTTTAGGGCTATCTGGTGACTGTCAATATTATTACACAATGTTCCACAATCTGGAGTTAACACTTCTAAAGttaaatgcattaaaataatGTACTCACTACTTCTCCAAGAATAATGTAGAATTGCTAAAACTCAGCTATTATAATTATCACAGTAAtatatttcacacacaaaaaagtattCATATCTCTGCAGATTTCCAGGTCTAATAGGCACAGTACCTCAACCCTTGTTTTGATGAGGAAAAAACCCTCAAATGTAGGTGAGCAGCAAGGCCCTTATATTATGCATGAGTCAGTCATGTAACCTAATATTAACCTGGGGAATGCGGAGAATGGCATGGAGTTGATACATGATCTGGGAAACCTTATCAGGGTTCTGAATTTAGCGGCTCAAAGCTACCATAGCTAAAATGCACTAATAGGTCCTTCTCCTGTTGAAGTGAATGGTACTTTTTCACTGACTTCCAAAGCAGACTacgaagtagggtgaccagatgtctcgattttatagggacagtcccaattttggggtctttttcttatataggctcctattaccccccaccctgtcccgatttttcacacttgctgtctggttaccctactgcgaagagttacaaagggatctcacaaaactgggtgactgggcaacaaaatggcagatgaaattcagtgttgataaatacaaactaatgcaccttggaaaatataatcctcgctatacatacaaaatgatgggatctaaattagccgttaccactcaagaaagatcttggagtcattgtggacagttctcttaAAGCATGCACCCCATGTgtagcagtagtcaaaaaagcgaaTAGTGCTAGGAACCattaagggatagataataagacagaaaatataataccactctataaatccatggtacaccaacacctggaatactgtgtgcagttctggtctccacatctcaaaaaaaattagaaatggaaaaggtacagagaaggccaacaaaaatgattaagggtatggaacagcttccatatgagatgAGATTAAGACaattgagacttttcagcttggaaaaagagatgATTCAGGGCATGGGGGAATAGGATAGGGGTCtaacaaaatcatgaatgatgtggagtaattgaatgaggaagtgttatttactccttcacctAGCTCAagcaccaggggtcacccaatgaaatcaaagggcttcttcacacaacgcagtcaacttgtggaacttgttgccagggatgttgtgaaggctaaaactatagctgggttaaaaaaaaaaaaaatcatggaggacaggtccatcagggatgcaacaccatgccctaagctgggactggacaataagggatggatcacttaattgcactgttctgtgcattccctctgaagcacttggcattggccactgttggaagacaggatactgggctagacgaatcattggtctgacccagtatgactgttcttatgttgaGCAAGTGACCCatgatgcagaggaaggtgaaccccctctcccccctgtagGGTCTCTGCTCATCTGAACTGGGGAAAAATTCTTTCCTGCCCCCACACAGGATGACCAGTTAGCCCTGAGCATCTCTgcaagatccaccagccagatacctgggaaagaattcactgtaacaactcagagccctccccatctagtgccccatctctggccattgggaatatttgctactagcagtcacagatgggccacatgccattgtaggcaaacTTCCTCTTCCAACTCCTGCACACATTTAgcgaaaagaaaaagacaaattaGGAGATCATCATCTTCAAAATTTGTAGTTACAAGTCCATATTCTTTTACTATGTTTTCACTAAGACATTAAAGCAATTTTTTCCTCCTGGTTTCTCTTTCCTAATTTAAACTCCTCCCTTCCTCTCACATTCCTGTTATGATTGTTTCAAAAATTACTTTGAAAGATGACTTCATTAATTTCTGTTCATGGTCATTTTGTAGATTTTGCCACAAATGCACATGCAACAGTGACTACCATTTTGTATTAGAGAAGAAACATTTCAGACCTCATAATAATTAaactttattaatataaaattttagTATAAAAATAGAGTAGCTTAtaacatacatttaaaataattctaaGATCAAAAGATGcaatcattttaaacaaacaaatagatAAATTGCTTTTTTATATTTCATGTAATGAGTTCCAGCACACTATTTCTTCTAACGGCTGTCTTCATCCTTGTTCTCACCTACCCTGTGTATACTGTCTCAAGCTACATTATAAactttctggggcagggactactTCATTATTTTCTCAAGTGCCATGGACATCTATAGCACTATCTGTATGTCATGATAAAGTTTACATGTTtactttaaaaagatacattgttACTTAATACCTGAAGTGCTTAAAAATGTATCAGATACATTCAGTAAGTGACCTGAACAGACCTGATACATCATAAAGTTGCATAGAGAAATAGTCCTGAAACTTATGGATATGAAATGCTCAAGCCAAATATTTGCAATTCCCCCTCCACCTAAGCAATTTCACTCATCCGCCTCACAAAACATAACTGCTGTTGTATAactgtgcactgttaaactaCCATACTTCACACCAGAGAGGGCTGCAATTCATCACTGAGTGAAGCGattatattaataattaatttaagCAGCTTAGGATCCTTTAAGAAGGGAAATCATGATTAGTGTAAAAATATATGTAATGGACAGGGATAATTGTTAATAACAGAACTGTCAAAGAGTTCACATACAATAAGGTTAGTTTATAGAGAGCACTTAATACATAACAAGAGGCTCTTTAACcaacagtattaaaaaaaagtgaagtaTGGTTGCACATCAAAAGgtcaaaatccatgaaagttagACTATTTACGAAGTCCTCATTTTCTGTCCTCAAATACTTAGGTGCATGCATGTGAATGAGAAGTACACATCTGTATTTAAGGTCAGAATCCATATTCAGCCATAACAAGGGGACAGAGCTAATGACTGTTGTTTAATAGAATTTTCCACAATTAAAGGTATTAAACCTTTTAACTTGTTTGTAAACTTCCTTAACAGTATGTAACTGCTATACCTGGCACTTGGGAAAGATGTGCCAGATCCATTATATAACAGGAATCTGTTAATCTGAAACTAATTTATGTCCATTTGATGTCAGCATAGTTGATATAGTAAAACTTAAACTTATGGAAAAATACTACTTACTGAATAGACATTTCAAACACAAACTTTTCTGTTTTAAGTCACAGCACCCTTGAAAAATTTTGACACTGACAGTCCACAGAAGCTTTTCaatttacagaaataaaacctaGATAATCACTGGCCACTTTATGCTGATCTTACTTTTTACTGTCATTTCTTCCGGTGATATGGGCTAGTCATTAGGATATTAAAtccatttaattttcatttaaaaatattaaaaatagattTATCAAACGTTAACAACTCAGTAGCAGACAGCATAGGTAGAAACTATGCCTGCCTAAGCAAAACCATTTAAGCTACTGACAAATCTTTGTGAAATTCTACTTTCGCTCGTGGAAGTGAAGTTTCAAGCAGTATATTTTCTTCACACAGCTGAATGCAGCCATCTGAAAGACCCTGAGCTTTAGAGAAATGAATCTATATATGTAACATCACTGCAGGTAAAGTCAACTTGCAACACTGTAAACAGATAAGAACAAGTTATTAACAGGATTATAATATCCAGTGTAAACAAAATTATGAAATATGTATTTAAGTCAACGAAGTTAGGGTGAAGAGGAAATGTATTTCTAGGTACCCAAGCTTATACTGTTTTAGAGGTTGTGATTTAAAAGTGTAACTGATCCAAGGGAAAGGCTGACCTTAAGTTTttatcttttgtatttttaaaatttgtattaattTTACTGAACTGAATAGATTTTCACATTTGTATGTATTGTACTGTTCTCTATGGCCTCTAGCTAAGATGCTATATCAGTAATTTTTCTAACCCTTGCCAGGTAGCCAAGCATTATCTTACAAACATGCCAACAAACAAAATATTGCTTTATCACTTCAAGCAATCAGAAAAGTTAAGGTCACTATTCTCTGCTTACTGTAAACTTTTGTAGGACTTGACTAACAAGAAACGAGTGGAAATGTCCACAGGCATTCAGCTGTGACCTTGCATTTCCACTACATTTCACTTAAATCAACATCAAGATATTGTATCCTTAAAGTTGGTGTGGAGGGCAGGGGAAAGAGAGGGGTATTCCAATCAGTAAaagtaaagaagaaaaataaaacaagtaaatTATCTCCATCATTCAAGAAGCAAGACTTACCTGCTGGTCGATAACGTTTTTCCATTCATGTTTGGAGAAGAAGATGGTTCAGAATGGAAAAAGTTTTTTATCCACCAGCATTTATCAAATAATTCAGGTAACCCTACAAAAGGGAACATAATAGCAGTGATTGGCATTTAATCGAAGTGCCCCAAATGGGAAAAACATATGTTTGAAAGAAAAGGGCAATACCATGATGGGCTTTATCCTGGTCTGAGAAGTTCACGGGATCAGAACAGAAGGATGAACCACCTGATGAAACACTGGATTCAGAATTCAATCGAGCTGAGTGTAGAAAacagagcaatggtctcaattacagaacatacaTTAATTCCAcactaaagatttttttccaagacTTTACAGACCCCTGATAGAAGGCTCATAGAAGACACTGTATAGCTACAGATAATATCTTTTGTTCAGTAAACCTAATTTTCCAGTATATTTTATATCCCTTTTTTGCTAGGGACATTGCATGAAGGCAAGATAACTATTTTATGAGTTCACCTACTGCTACCACTTATTCCTCACCAGAAAAGGCATGCTGAGATGTAATCTGCTGGTGTAACTTTCACTGAAGCTAAATGAAAGTTAAGTCCACAAGATGTATTTTAGGATCAGGCATATATATTGCTATTAATACAAGAGATTCAGTTCTAGAATACTGACCTTTGATATAACTAAtaggagagaaaaggtgggtgaggtaatctcttttattggaccaactgctgttgatgagggagacaagcttccaaagacctgaagaagagctctgtgtaagctcaaaagcttcgctctcaccaacagaagttggtccaataaaagatattacctcacccacatggtctctctaatatcccagaGCCAACagagctacaacaatactgcacaTAAGAAATAGGACACATTATactagaacattttttctccctatgCTTTCCTAACAAAATTAATATCAATAATGCTTTACATTATAGTGtgtcatccaaggatctcaaagcatcagAACATTTAGGCTCACAACTACTTGGGAGAAGCAGGCAAGTAgcatttccccattttacagatgaggaaaaaaaggcacagagacattaagtgaCCTGCCCACACAGGAAGGCTGGACCAGAGACAAAAGCCAAATCACTTGATTCCTAGTTCTCTGCGTTAGCCATAAGATTTTATGTAATAACCCACCAGGGACCTCCAGATTTCAAAGCAAGCTTTAGCTAAAGAAGTAAAGTTCTACAGTTGGCTAATGCAAGAACTCAGATCCACTATGGGTCGGCAAAGAGGGGGACTTGCAACaaactcaccagtgggttacacatcCTTCCTTTTGATGTC carries:
- the PPDPFL gene encoding pancreatic progenitor cell differentiation and proliferation factor-like protein isoform X1; translation: MASVPSAGCLLAKNQYYRTRLNSESSVSSGGSSFCSDPVNFSDQDKAHHGLPELFDKCWWIKNFFHSEPSSSPNMNGKTLSTSRSLGQLNDKSDV
- the PPDPFL gene encoding pancreatic progenitor cell differentiation and proliferation factor-like protein isoform X2, producing MASVPSAGCLLAKNQYYRTRLNSESSVSSGGSSFCSDPVNFSDQDKAHHGLPELFDKCWWIKNFFHSEPSSSPNMNGKTLSTSSVAS